In Oncorhynchus clarkii lewisi isolate Uvic-CL-2024 chromosome 2, UVic_Ocla_1.0, whole genome shotgun sequence, one DNA window encodes the following:
- the c2h11orf24 gene encoding uncharacterized protein C11orf24 homolog — protein sequence MTLHLLLVLSPVLGLLVLPCLSSHVASQFSIVASQTMTEQTHCSEACSLNMTCDHAVFWKEKSTCFFLTCPNCTNCSSIAVADLIREQETDISVFKRDAKHVPQSSSSVTPSESQHKNPTAHKLTVSNNANQTTQTSALNETGSTSQHSDAGQAPTAGDSPDVLTASIMNAAPLAAPKNDTATTLSETSHKSKVQSPVTTTATSVKLESTTVMTPLAITQIMTITESETTATTTMTTTTTTAMPSTTNTTTTQPTTTKTTIPTTATTIKTTALPSTTTPKTTTTADTPTDEEKKPSPTIPEAPSSQATSGNAMVPSTATAEVSTKRLDEDTNRALIDVVAGEILTRQLVDTSALLAVLLFGLLFFLVTVVLFLTQAYKSYRRKDYNQVDYLINGMYSDSGV from the exons ATGACCCTGCATCTTCTCCTCGTCCTGTCCCCTGTCCTTGGGCTCCTGGTGCTACCTTGTCTGTCATCCCATGTGGCCAGCCAGTTCAGCATTGTGGCCAGCCAGACAATGACAGAGCAAACCCATTGCTCTGAAGCAT GCTCACTCAATATGACATGTGATCATGCTGTCTTTTGGAAAGAGAAGTCCACCTGCTTTTTCTTGACATGTCCAAATTGCACCAACTGTAGCAGTATTGCCGTCGCTGACCTGATAAGGGAACAAG AAACAGACATCAGTGTTTTTAAGAGAGACGCTAAACATGTCCCTCAGTCTTCAAGTTCCGTAACTCCGTCAGAAAGCCAACATAAGAACCCTACTGCGCATAAATTGACAGTCAGCAATAATGCCAATCAAACTACACAAACCTCTGCCCTCAATGAGACCGGATCTACCTCACAGCACAGCGATGCTGGTCAGGCTCCAACTGCTGGAGACTCTCCTGATGTCTTAACTGCATCTATCATGAAtgcagcacctttggcagctcCCAAGAATGACACAGCAACTACACTATCTGAGACATCCCACAAGTCAAAGGTCCAAAGTCCAGTAACCACCACAGCCACTTCAGTAAAGTTGGAATCTACTACTGTTATGACTCCACTAGCCATCACACAGATAATGACAATAACGGAATCAGAAACCACAGCAACCACCACTAtgactactaccaccacaacaGCAATGCCAtctactaccaataccaccacaacacaaccaactaCCACCAAAACAACAATACCAACAACTGCCACCACAATAAAAACAACAGCATTACCGTCAACTACCACTCCAAAAACAACCACCACCGCAGACACGCCTACAGATGAGGAGAAGAAGCCGTCACCAACCATTCCGGAGGCCCCCAGCTCTCAAGCTACCTCCGGAAACGCCATGGTTCCTTCAACCGCCACTGCTGAGGTCAGCACAAAAAGGCTGGACGAAGACACCAACAGAGCCCTTATAGATGTTGTTGCCGGCGAGATTCTGACTCGCCAGTTGGTGGACACAAGCGCTCTATTGGCTGTTCTGTTGTTTGGCCTCCTCTTCTTCCTAGTTACAGTTGTTCTCTTCCTCACACAGGCCTATAAGAGTTACAGGAGGAAAGACTACAACCAGGTGGACTATCTCATCAATGGAATGTATTCTGACTCAGGCGTTTAA